The DNA window GATGGCTGGCAGGGTAATCCTCCGGATGCTTTTGCGGCTCTGGCCGGTACGCTTAAAGCAGGCGGATTGTTGTTCTGGCTGATGCCTGAGCTGGAGAATTGGGGGAGTTTTCCCGACCCGGATTATGGGAGAACCAGCCTGGATCACGGTCAGGTTCACCCTTTTGCCGGACGCATGGCCAGAATTCTGGAGGCGGATTCTTCGGTGATCCGGGTGAACCCCGGTGTGCCTGCCGCGACGGCTCTTCCAAAACTGTCCATACCGGCATCTGAGTTTGAGGTTGCCACGACATCCGATCAACAGGATCTGATCCGGAAACTGGTGGCGTTTGGGTTGGGACGCCGGCGCAGGCCGCTGGTGGTAACCGCTGACCGGGGCCGGGGTAAATCCGCAGCGCTGGGAATGGCCGCAGCGCAACTGCTGCAACAGGGGCGGCGGCAGGTTCTGGTGACTGCCCCGTCCATTGAGAATGTTAATGCCCTGTTCCATCACGCCCGGGAAACCCTTGGCGCCGAGGTAACCGATGCCAGTGACGACTGGCTGGAAACTGTATCCGGCGCAAGGCTACGTTTTCTCTCCGTCCGGGATCTGTTGCGGGAGAAACCGGAAGCTGAAGTGGTTATGGTCGACGAAGCTGCAGCTGTTCCGGTGTCTCTGCTGAAACGTGTTCTTATGGGCTGGCCCCGGGTGGCTTTTGCGTCCACGGTTCATGGGTACGAGGGTGCTGGGCGCGGGTTTGCCATTCGTTTTCGTCAGATTCTTGATCAAGCCACGCCGCAGTGGCAGTCACAAACGCTTTCCCGGCCGGTGCGCTGGGCCCGGGGGGACCTGCTGGAGCCTCTGATATCCAGCTTGTTTCTGCTTAGTGCCGATCATAACCCGGGTGATGTTCCGGAAGCTGCGGCTGGTGACGTGGTCATCGAGCCCTGGTCGCCTGCCCGGGCTTCCGGGGCGGAGCTTGCTGATGCATTTGGCCTTTTGGTGGATGCTCACTACCGGACCACGCCTGCAGACCTTCGGCAATGGATGGACGATCCCGCCGCCAGAAGCTGGCGAGCCCTTGTTCACGGAAAAACAGTGGGTGTGCTCTGGGGCGCCGTGGAAGGCGGGTTGAGCAGAGATCTGGCAGAGCAGGTGGCAAGTGGAAAGCGCCGGGTGCGCGGGCATCTTCTGCCCCAGTCTCTGGCCAGCCACAGCGGGTTCCCGGAGGCGGCAAGCCAGCGTGGATTGCGAACTATCCGTATAGCCGTCACCGCAGGAGCAAGACGTCTGGGTATCGGGCGCAGTCTGGTTGCTGCCGCAACTGCTGGTGCAGCAGAGGAAGGGCTGGATTATACCGGCACCAGTTTTGGGGGCAGTTCTGATCTGTACGCTTTCTGGGGCTCTTGTGGTCTGGAACTTGCGCGCATTGGGTTGCAGCGCGAGGTCACCAGCGGAGAGTATCCGGTGCAGATGGTTCATGCCCTGAATGCTGAAGGAGCAGTTTTGCTTGAGCAGGTGCGGGCGCGGCTGGCTCGCCACTGGCTGGTACTCGTGCCTCTGAACTGGAAGCATCTGGATCCCGGACTGCTGGCAGATATGACATCCGGACTGCCACCGACGTGCAGGCCGGATGCAGCGGATATCCGGGATTTGCAGCACTACGGTAATGGCTATCGGGGTTTCCGGCTGATGGTTCCGGTGCTGCGGGATTTGAGCCTGGTCCGCGGGGTTATGAGCTGGATGAGGGGGCATGCAGAGGCGCACCTGTGGTGCCGGGCCGTGCTGCAGGGGTGGAGCTGGCCAGAGCTGCAGGAAGAGGGGCTGTGCTCTGGTCAGCGTGATGGCGAGGACCGTTTGCGCGGCCTGGTTCGGGAACTCCTGAAAAGCTGGCAGGAGGTGTGACCCGCTTCATTCCAGCTGCATGGGATCTGTCTGATCATTCCATACGGGCAGAAAGTGGGCATCAATAACCGCGTCGGGTACGTCTTCGATGCGAGAGAAAGACCATTGCGGGTTCTGATCGCGATCAATCAGCCTGGCCCGGATGCCTTCAGTCAGGTCCGGCCGGCGCAGGCACTCCCAAACCATTGCCAGTTCCATTCTGAATACATCTTTCAGTGACATCTGCTGGGCCTTCCAGAGCTGATTCCAGATCAGCCATGCTGATACCGGACAGCCTCCCTTCAGTGTTTTCATGCTGGCCTGCCACCAGTCACTGTCTATGCGGGCTGTCAGCAGCTGATCGACGATCCGGGGTAAGCTGGAGCCGGCACACAGCTTTGCAATATCCCGTTCGTGCAGCTCCAGTTGGCTGGCGGGCAAT is part of the Marinobacter sp. ANT_B65 genome and encodes:
- a CDS encoding tRNA(Met) cytidine acetyltransferase TmcA gives rise to the protein MSSGILASEPDTADWRSLQAGLAARGERRLVLLEGARDLSIQWLKALMPSLELDGGLWVGVAADAPDDRLTAIEPVKARQWLGRETSLVAWDGWQGNPPDAFAALAGTLKAGGLLFWLMPELENWGSFPDPDYGRTSLDHGQVHPFAGRMARILEADSSVIRVNPGVPAATALPKLSIPASEFEVATTSDQQDLIRKLVAFGLGRRRRPLVVTADRGRGKSAALGMAAAQLLQQGRRQVLVTAPSIENVNALFHHARETLGAEVTDASDDWLETVSGARLRFLSVRDLLREKPEAEVVMVDEAAAVPVSLLKRVLMGWPRVAFASTVHGYEGAGRGFAIRFRQILDQATPQWQSQTLSRPVRWARGDLLEPLISSLFLLSADHNPGDVPEAAAGDVVIEPWSPARASGAELADAFGLLVDAHYRTTPADLRQWMDDPAARSWRALVHGKTVGVLWGAVEGGLSRDLAEQVASGKRRVRGHLLPQSLASHSGFPEAASQRGLRTIRIAVTAGARRLGIGRSLVAAATAGAAEEGLDYTGTSFGGSSDLYAFWGSCGLELARIGLQREVTSGEYPVQMVHALNAEGAVLLEQVRARLARHWLVLVPLNWKHLDPGLLADMTSGLPPTCRPDAADIRDLQHYGNGYRGFRLMVPVLRDLSLVRGVMSWMRGHAEAHLWCRAVLQGWSWPELQEEGLCSGQRDGEDRLRGLVRELLKSWQEV